One Bdellovibrio bacteriovorus str. Tiberius DNA segment encodes these proteins:
- the mreC gene encoding rod shape-determining protein MreC translates to MNFFNFDLKKLVMIGIVLALPLISINMQQRPQESNWLAKPFSLLGSAVSESFYGFSSGVKGTTAMYLDLINIKKHSEQLTSTNNELQARLEKMNELLIENDRLRGLLTFKEQTKMSLMAAQVIGRDLVIDHNTITINKGTQDGLKAGQAVITTGGVLGYIFKPDTFTSHVMLITDRYAVVDGIVQRTRAHGIVEGKSQYSSSLQLKYVERTEDVQEGDLVVTGGLDNIFPKGFPVAVVDSVEKKTFSVSLKVDLRPVVDPYKVEEVFIVLQGNNEDFGDKFAPASAKAETPADGSAPAAAATPAATPAATPAATPAVKPAATPAAKPAVTPKPQENRQ, encoded by the coding sequence TTGAATTTCTTCAACTTTGATCTCAAGAAACTTGTGATGATCGGGATTGTCCTGGCTCTGCCACTGATTTCCATCAACATGCAGCAGCGCCCGCAAGAATCCAACTGGCTGGCAAAACCCTTCAGCCTTCTGGGCAGCGCGGTTTCTGAATCCTTCTATGGCTTCAGCTCCGGCGTCAAAGGCACCACCGCCATGTATCTTGATCTTATCAACATCAAGAAACACAGCGAACAGCTGACCAGCACCAACAATGAACTTCAGGCGCGTCTTGAAAAAATGAACGAGCTGCTGATCGAAAACGACCGCCTGCGCGGCCTTTTGACGTTCAAAGAGCAGACCAAAATGTCCCTGATGGCAGCACAGGTCATCGGCCGTGATCTGGTGATCGATCACAACACCATCACCATCAACAAGGGCACCCAGGACGGCCTGAAAGCCGGCCAGGCCGTGATCACCACCGGCGGGGTTCTGGGTTACATCTTCAAACCGGACACCTTCACTTCCCACGTCATGCTGATCACCGACCGTTACGCAGTGGTGGATGGTATCGTGCAAAGAACCCGCGCCCACGGGATTGTCGAGGGTAAATCCCAGTACAGCAGCAGCCTGCAGCTGAAATATGTGGAAAGAACCGAAGACGTTCAGGAAGGCGACCTGGTTGTGACCGGCGGCCTGGACAACATCTTCCCGAAAGGCTTCCCGGTGGCCGTGGTTGATTCCGTTGAAAAGAAGACCTTCAGTGTTTCCTTGAAAGTCGACCTGCGCCCGGTGGTGGACCCTTACAAAGTGGAAGAGGTCTTCATCGTGCTTCAGGGCAATAACGAAGATTTCGGCGACAAGTTCGCGCCAGCTTCCGCAAAGGCGGAAACTCCGGCAGACGGTTCTGCTCCGGCTGCAGCGGCGACTCCTGCTGCGACACCGGCAGCCACTCCCGCCGCAACTCCGGCCGTGAAGCCTGCGGCGACTCCGGCAGCAAAACCAGCGGTGACTCCTAAACCTCAGGAGAACAGACAGTGA
- a CDS encoding substrate-binding periplasmic protein: MVLFLILAVCLWSPPSLAVNAGKVIHLLTMEAPPFMSDSLPEKGAAVHALRQIFKKNGYDLKVTFTPYLRAKIQALQKDDVSGFFPAAEENITTGYVLSKIMYVTPWGFAERKDKPIHWNQPEDLLPYKIGNVMGYELSRVLAPAQKKKKFQIENVSSDEQNLLKLARKRVDLAFIDATMFEYLMKSSENLRPYQNKLQINAKIIRMDEYGVAFKNSGKGKAHLDVFNRLIQKEEFHRLVELYFKTHMPE; the protein is encoded by the coding sequence ATGGTATTGTTCTTAATATTAGCTGTCTGTCTGTGGTCGCCACCAAGTCTTGCGGTAAACGCCGGCAAAGTCATTCATCTGCTCACCATGGAAGCGCCACCTTTTATGAGCGACTCGCTGCCGGAAAAAGGGGCCGCCGTGCATGCGCTTCGCCAGATTTTTAAAAAGAACGGCTATGATCTGAAAGTCACCTTCACCCCTTACCTGCGCGCCAAAATTCAGGCCCTGCAAAAAGACGACGTGTCGGGCTTTTTTCCCGCCGCCGAAGAAAACATCACCACCGGCTATGTGCTTTCAAAAATCATGTACGTCACACCGTGGGGCTTTGCCGAACGCAAAGACAAGCCCATCCACTGGAACCAGCCGGAGGATCTGCTGCCATATAAAATCGGAAATGTGATGGGTTATGAATTGTCCCGGGTTCTGGCGCCGGCGCAGAAAAAGAAAAAGTTCCAGATCGAAAATGTTTCCAGCGACGAGCAGAACCTGCTGAAGCTTGCCAGAAAACGTGTGGATTTGGCATTTATTGACGCCACCATGTTTGAATATCTGATGAAAAGCAGCGAAAACCTTCGCCCTTATCAGAATAAACTGCAGATCAACGCCAAAATCATTCGCATGGATGAATACGGTGTGGCCTTCAAAAACAGCGGCAAAGGCAAAGCTCACCTTGATGTCTTCAATCGACTCATTCAAAAAGAAGAATTCCACCGTCTGGTGGAACTTTACTTTAAAACTCACATGCCGGAATAG
- a CDS encoding SurA N-terminal domain-containing protein, with amino-acid sequence MSENMADKMKRGINAKSVTAMVIFGAIIMVFVFFGMPERMGAGVGSVARVNNTLISLADFQQEENRIQQYYQNLFGNQMDFGSQRQLLRQQALENLVRMELVSQAAQKNGILATDAEVRDFIVKDIPFFQQNGMFQKEFYMRYIEQTRTTPANFEDKVRKDISNVRTRALFELATQPTAVELKKIQDLRAAKINVLFVKIDSEAATKAMTKEKADAAIKALDEALVKGDEAAVNAQLKELKATWEETGLVELGSETFPKITSTVATEAVFELSKTEPLLKRLVRDGNSKYVLKLKESKVEEVKTALEPMSAEMMQKRRGDGMFEAWINMFRSKSHVTMNTQALQLN; translated from the coding sequence ATGAGCGAAAATATGGCAGATAAGATGAAGCGCGGAATCAACGCGAAGAGCGTGACAGCGATGGTGATTTTCGGTGCCATCATTATGGTTTTCGTCTTCTTCGGCATGCCCGAAAGAATGGGCGCGGGCGTTGGCTCCGTGGCTCGCGTGAACAACACTTTGATCTCTCTGGCGGACTTCCAGCAGGAAGAAAACCGCATTCAGCAGTACTACCAAAACCTGTTCGGCAATCAGATGGACTTTGGCTCTCAGCGTCAGCTGCTGCGCCAACAAGCGCTTGAGAATCTGGTGCGCATGGAACTTGTTTCCCAGGCTGCTCAAAAGAACGGCATTTTGGCTACAGACGCGGAAGTTCGCGATTTTATCGTGAAAGACATCCCGTTCTTCCAGCAAAACGGCATGTTCCAGAAAGAGTTCTACATGCGTTATATCGAACAGACCCGCACCACTCCGGCTAACTTTGAAGATAAAGTCCGTAAAGACATCTCCAATGTTCGCACACGTGCATTGTTCGAACTGGCGACTCAGCCAACAGCTGTGGAGCTGAAAAAGATCCAGGATCTGCGCGCGGCTAAGATCAATGTTCTTTTCGTGAAAATTGACTCTGAAGCGGCGACTAAAGCGATGACCAAAGAAAAAGCCGACGCAGCGATCAAGGCTTTGGATGAAGCTTTGGTGAAAGGCGATGAAGCCGCAGTTAACGCACAACTGAAAGAGCTGAAAGCAACTTGGGAAGAAACTGGTTTGGTTGAATTGGGTTCTGAGACTTTCCCGAAAATCACCAGCACAGTGGCGACAGAAGCCGTATTTGAGCTGAGCAAAACCGAGCCGCTGTTGAAGCGTTTGGTTCGTGACGGCAACAGCAAATACGTTCTGAAACTGAAAGAAAGCAAAGTTGAAGAAGTAAAAACAGCTCTGGAGCCAATGTCTGCAGAGATGATGCAAAAACGCCGTGGCGACGGTATGTTCGAAGCTTGGATCAATATGTTCCGTTCCAAGTCTCACGTGACTATGAACACCCAGGCTCTGCAGTTGAACTAA
- a CDS encoding substrate-binding periplasmic protein, whose translation MRWIVLAVLFMTPPAWSKTVKLSTDDGYAPYTGQKLSRGGMVTEIVQEVVSGMGHSVDLTWLPWRRGFEKARQAQFDGLFPYLKTADREKEFLFSEPLYEIRNTVFSLKGESGFYSSLESLKGKTYCLPLGWAPATHELAELVQKKRVKVFEALNTSTCAKMVNSGRADFFVTDDAQGEAALRETGLVESISLTPHLLPKTQLYFIISRSHPNGVEFVRKFNESLMDLKKSGSYEKIVLRHLRSETPAASGFPHNSEKSPLKKSYSAL comes from the coding sequence ATGAGATGGATCGTTCTTGCAGTTCTTTTTATGACCCCTCCCGCGTGGTCCAAAACTGTGAAGCTGAGCACGGACGATGGCTATGCGCCTTACACCGGACAGAAGCTGTCACGCGGTGGTATGGTGACTGAGATCGTGCAGGAAGTGGTTTCCGGCATGGGGCACTCGGTGGATTTGACCTGGCTGCCATGGCGGCGCGGTTTTGAAAAAGCCAGACAAGCGCAGTTCGACGGCCTTTTCCCTTATTTGAAAACCGCCGACCGGGAAAAAGAGTTCCTGTTCTCTGAACCTCTTTATGAAATCCGTAACACCGTTTTTTCCTTAAAAGGGGAAAGTGGTTTTTATTCCAGCCTTGAAAGTCTGAAGGGCAAAACCTATTGCCTGCCGCTGGGGTGGGCTCCTGCGACCCATGAGCTGGCGGAGTTGGTGCAGAAAAAACGTGTGAAGGTGTTTGAAGCGCTGAACACGTCCACCTGTGCAAAGATGGTCAATAGCGGGCGCGCGGATTTCTTTGTCACAGATGATGCTCAAGGGGAAGCGGCATTGCGTGAAACCGGGCTTGTGGAAAGCATCAGTCTGACTCCGCACCTGCTGCCGAAAACACAGTTGTATTTTATTATCAGTCGCAGTCACCCAAATGGCGTAGAGTTCGTGAGGAAGTTCAATGAGTCTTTGATGGATCTTAAAAAATCCGGAAGCTATGAGAAAATTGTTCTGCGGCATCTTCGCAGCGAAACACCTGCTGCCAGTGGGTTCCCACACAACAGCGAAAAAAGTCCCTTGAAAAAATCCTATTCAGCGCTTTGA